One genomic window of Oncorhynchus keta strain PuntledgeMale-10-30-2019 unplaced genomic scaffold, Oket_V2 Un_contig_15490_pilon_pilon, whole genome shotgun sequence includes the following:
- the LOC118372777 gene encoding protein asteroid homolog 1: MGVQGLTSFMEENGNILKDVHLRNSKLIIDGSNLFNLLYFNSRLDQSHGGDYEAFEDQVCKFFKALRDCHIDPFVIVDGGSDYTDKKFETLKKRALSRINTANNLSMGLQGSGGVLPTLIKYVFKQVLISLKVPYAQCICEADQEIASLARSWNCPVLSNDSDFYIFDIQAGFLPISHFHWQKVSMQRGSSIRYIPCKQYTTTSFCRHFNINRKVLPVFASVAGNDYIKLHNMGVSLRWEEYSSMEGRFARFDGLLNWLTHFHGQKEALDSVLRLISHSNNRQKMDAVLQGLSLGIEEYHLPPSCLEQFFNDGVGPGPGRLPEPLRVLPDWTLLPLMEGRLPSCMVDVMLLGRMMQGAQVEDPSLPCGNNTSRSIRQVLYGLLLSGRRADHSSQRPPVDEVEEYYREGKNLTSCMVEAVLPSAAEQMQLDTLHQAPRLVQLKVFFETLGVSQSTLSGVPPHLRLPVAVTCYWLRHAHPPPELPVLQALLLGLVYGELCRQRKSQRGFMEGPVLERLRGLIQRGRRSLDLGVAHAYSQWQCCLKESLHLNQLLCFPLAEAQCAWLYKGTLVHQLVTKLRGGLTPDSLLMGGPCSGQLYRPMLGAILNSQDAAVIPLVSGLQRATSPSLTQPRDDLMAHLHILALEYDDDDGAGGGSKAKPEDDLGWTLVSVRTRHKSKDRFNRARNPEFSRKQGRIGWE; encoded by the exons ATGGGCGTCCAGGGATTGACCAGCTTTATGGAGGAGAATGGAAACATTTTAAAAGATGTTCACCTCAGAAACAGCAAGTTGATCATAGATGGTAGTAATCTGTTCAACTTGCTTTATTTTAACTCACGTTTGGATCAGAGTCATGGAGGGGATTATGAGGCTTTTGAGGACCAGGTCTGCAAGTTCTTTAAGGCTCTGAGAGACTGCCACATTGACCCCTTTGTGATTGTAGATGGGGGCTCCGACTACACCGACAAAAAGTTTGAAACTCTCAAAAAACGAGCTCTATCAAGGATCAACACTGCCAACAACTTGTCCATGGGGCTTCAGGGGAGCGGTGGTGTATTACCAACCCTCATCAAATATGTCTTCAAACAGGTCCTCATCAGCCTGAAGGTACCATACGCACAGTGCATTTGTGAGGCAGACCAAGAAATAGCTTCCCTGGCTCGAAGTTGGAACTGTCCAGTGCTGTCCAATGACAGTGACTTTTATATCTTTGACATCCAGGCAGGATTTCTGCCTATCTCCCATTTTCACTGGCAGAAAGTATCTATGCAACGCGGGAGCTCTATAAGATACATTCCCTGCAAGCAGTACACCACAACAAGCTTCTGCAGACACTTCAACATCAACAGAAAGGTTCTCCCGGTCTTTGCCTCTGTGGCAGGAAATGACTACATCAAGTTGCATAACATGGGTGTTTCCCTCAGGTGGGAAGAATACTCGTCAATGGAAGGAAGGTTTGCCCGCTTCGACGGCTTGCTGAATTGGCTGACCCACTTCCATGGGCAGAAGGAGGCCTTGGACTCTGTGCTCAGGCTCATCAGTCACAGTAACAACAGACAGAAAATGGATGCTGTCCTCCAGGGCCTCTCCCTGGGCATAGAAGAGTACCATCTTCCCCCTAGTTGCCTGGAGCAGTTCTTCAACGATGGAGTGGGACCAGGGCCCGGCCGTCTCCCAGAGCCTCTGAGGGTCCTTCCAGACTGGACCCTGCTGCCGTTGATGGAAGGTAGACTTCCCTCCTGCATGGTAGACGTGATGCTGCTGGGAAGGATGATGCAGGGTGCCCAGGTGGAAGATCCCAGCTTGCCATGTGGGAACAACACCTCTCGGTCCATACGACAGGTACTCTACGGGCTGCTGCTGAGTGGGAGGAGGGCAGACCACAGTAGTCAGCGACCCCCAGTTGATGAAGTGGAGGAGTATTACAGGGAAGGCAAGAACCTGACCAGCTGCATGGTTGAAGCCGTCCTGCCCAGTGCTGCAGAACAGATGCAGCTAGACACTCTGCATCAG GCTCCAAGGTTAGTGCAGCTTAAGGTATTTTTTGAGACACTTGGTGTGTCCCAGTCCACTTTGAGTGGTGTCCCACCTCATCTGCGTCTTCCTGTGGCTGTCACCTGCTACTGGCTGAGGCACGCCCATCCCCCTCCAGAACTCCCTGTCCTGCAGGCCCTGCTACTAGGTTTGGTGTATGGAGAGCTCTGCAGACAGAGGAAGAGCCAAAGAG GGTTTATGGAGGGACCAGTGTTGGAGAGGCTGAGAGGGCTGATTCAGAGAGGTAGAAGGAGCCTAGACCTGGGGGTGGCCCACGCCTACAGCCAGTGGCAGTGCTGCCTGAAAGAAAGCCTTCACCTCAACCAACTGCTGTGCTTCCCTCTAGCCGAGGCTCAGTGTGCCTG GCTGTACAAGGGCACTCTGGTGCACCAGCTTGTGACCAAACTGAGAGGGGGGTTAACCCCGGATTCTCTCCTGATGGGAGGCCCTTGCTCTGGGCAGCTGTATAGACCCATGCTGGGAGCCATACTCAACTCCCAGGATGCTGCTGTCATCCCCTTGGTGTCTGGGCTGCAGAGGGCCACATCTCCATCCTTGACACAGCCACGGGACGATCTTATGGCCCATCTACACATTTTGGCTCtggaatatgatgatgatgatggtgctgGAGGTGGGAGCAAGGCCAAGCCAGAGGACGA